GGCGCATCGCCGCCGCGCGGGCCGATCTGGCGATCGTGACCTCCGACAACCCGCGGACCGAGGACCCGAGCGCCATCATCGAGGAGATCCGGGCTGGGATGGACGACGGCGCGGCCGAGGTCGTGGTGGAGCCGGACCGTCGGGCCGCGATCGCGCTGGCGTTGGGGCGCGCGACCGAGGGCGATCTGGTCGTTGTCGCCGGAAAGGGCCACGAGACCTGCCAGATCGTGGGCGGACGGACCCTGCCGTTCGACGACCGCCTGGTCGCTCGGGAGCTCCTGGGTGCCTGATCGACGGCGTTGCCGCGCTTACCAGACGCGCCGCCGATGGGCCTGAGCGCGCCGGCGGCGGTGTTCGCAGCGGCATTCGCCGTTAGCGTGCTCGTGGGTGGGCCCTGCATCCGGGCCCTGCGCCGCGTCGGCGCTCGGCAGACGGTGTCGGCGAATGCGCCCGCGGCGCACGCGGGCAAGCAGGGCACGCCGACGATGGGCGGCCTGATCCTCCTGGCCGGGCTGGTCGCGGCGGCGGCGCTGTCGGCGCAAGCCACCGGCGACGCGGGGGCCGTGGCGGGCTTGCTCGGGGTGACGCTGGCGTTTGGAGCCATCGGGTTCCTGGACGACTACCTGAAGGCTGCGCGCGGCAAGAACCTGGGGCTCATCGCGCGGCAGAAGCTGGCGCTGCAGTTCGCGGCCGCGACGGCATTCGCGCTGTGGCTGGCGGCGCAGCACCGGCCGGGTCAGTCGGTCCTGCTCGGCGCGGACCTGGGCGTGTGGTACTACGCTCTTGCGGCGCTGTTGCTGGTAGCCGTCTCGAACGCCGTGAATCTGGCGGATGGCCTGGACGGGTTGGCCGCGGGCATCTGCGGGCTCGTGGGCGTTGGCGTGGTGCTCGTGGCGGCGGGGCGCGTCGGCGCGATGACCGGAGCCGCGACCGCGGGGGCGTGCGCCGGCTTTCTATGGCACAACGCGCACCCGGCCGCGGTGTTCATGGGCGACACGGGCTCGCTTCCGCTGGGCGCCGCGCTGGCCGCGGCCGCGGTGCTCGCCAAGGGCGAGGTGGCGTTCCTCGGCCTGGCCGCCGTGCTCTGGCTGGAGATGGCGTCTGTCATCGTGCAGGTGAGCGTGTTCAAGTTGCGCCGGCGGCGGGGAGGGCTGGAGTATGCGCGCGCGCACCGGGTGTTCCGGCGCACGCCGCTGCATCACCACTTCGAGGAGCTGGGCTGGCCCGAAACGCGGGTCGTGCAGAGGTTCTGGCTCGCGACCGCGGTCGCCGTGGCGATCACGTTGTCGCTATGCGGTTGAGCGGCGGCGGTACCGGGAAGGCAGGCTCCCGGGCTAGCCGCGAGGAGCGAACGCACTTGGTGGCGACGTTGGAGACCAGCGAGTTTGCGGGACGCGACATCGCCGTCGTCGGGCTGGCGCGGACGGGCGTCGCGGCCGCGGTGCGCCTTGCCGGGCTCGGCGCGCGCGTCGTCGCGTCGGACGTGGCTCGCGGGCCGCAGTTGGCGGAGCACGCGGCAGCGGCGGAGCGCGCGGGGGCGGCCGTGCGGCTTGGCGCGTGCCCCGAGGAGGCGCTCGAGGGAGCCGAGATCGTGGTTACCTCGCCGGGAGTCGCCCGCGACTCCAGCGTACTGCGCCTTGCACGGGATCGGGGACTGTCGATCCTGAGCGAGATCGAGGTCGCCTACCGCATCGCGCGCGCCCCGGTACTCGCCGTCACCGGCACGAACGGCAAGACGACGACCGCCATGCTGCTGGGTCATCTGCTGCGCGCCGCGGGTGAGCGAACCTGGGTAGCCGGCAATATCGC
This portion of the Chthonomonadales bacterium genome encodes:
- the mraY gene encoding phospho-N-acetylmuramoyl-pentapeptide-transferase, with product MGLSAPAAVFAAAFAVSVLVGGPCIRALRRVGARQTVSANAPAAHAGKQGTPTMGGLILLAGLVAAAALSAQATGDAGAVAGLLGVTLAFGAIGFLDDYLKAARGKNLGLIARQKLALQFAAATAFALWLAAQHRPGQSVLLGADLGVWYYALAALLLVAVSNAVNLADGLDGLAAGICGLVGVGVVLVAAGRVGAMTGAATAGACAGFLWHNAHPAAVFMGDTGSLPLGAALAAAAVLAKGEVAFLGLAAVLWLEMASVIVQVSVFKLRRRRGGLEYARAHRVFRRTPLHHHFEELGWPETRVVQRFWLATAVAVAITLSLCG